Proteins found in one Solitalea lacus genomic segment:
- a CDS encoding transposase, translated as MKTIYKTYRFALLPTKEQEVLLNKHFGCVRFVFNHFFNERIEQYKERKKSDNYHKQAGSLTLLKKQEETEWLKAVNSQTLQTALRSLDTAFVNFFRGNAKFPRFKSKRKKNSFTVPQFVEVEHGKLVFPKFKEGIQIIEHRELRGQVKHCTVSKTPTGKYFASILCEVQHKQIKPTKKQVGIDLGIKDVAVTSDGTRFKNNYHLKRYERQLAKAQKHLSRKVKGSNSRNRQRLKVAAIHEKIANARLDLLHKVSTQITNEYDIICLEDLNVKGMMTNHKLAKHIADASWGTFVKLLAYKASWNDKRIVKINRFYPSSKTCNECGYIHQDLNLSERIWTCPNGHTLDRDINASKNILEEGLRIIGAELSDNTGRALNKTSEKKHKALKSEAHLSLANG; from the coding sequence ATGAAAACAATATATAAGACCTATCGTTTTGCGTTGTTACCGACAAAGGAACAGGAAGTTCTTTTGAATAAGCATTTTGGGTGTGTCCGCTTTGTATTCAATCATTTTTTTAATGAACGAATTGAACAATATAAGGAACGTAAAAAATCCGACAATTACCATAAACAAGCAGGCTCATTGACATTGCTAAAGAAGCAAGAAGAAACGGAGTGGTTAAAAGCGGTCAATAGCCAAACCTTGCAAACGGCATTACGAAGTTTAGATACCGCCTTTGTAAACTTTTTCAGGGGCAATGCTAAATTTCCACGCTTTAAAAGCAAACGCAAAAAGAATAGTTTCACTGTTCCGCAATTTGTTGAGGTTGAACATGGCAAATTGGTTTTCCCTAAATTCAAAGAGGGTATCCAAATAATTGAACACAGGGAATTAAGAGGCCAAGTGAAACATTGCACAGTTTCAAAAACACCGACAGGTAAGTATTTTGCTTCTATTCTTTGTGAAGTGCAGCATAAGCAAATTAAACCAACGAAAAAACAAGTTGGTATTGATTTAGGAATTAAAGATGTTGCTGTTACTTCCGATGGTACAAGGTTTAAAAATAACTATCATTTAAAAAGATATGAAAGGCAATTAGCAAAAGCACAAAAACATCTTTCAAGAAAGGTAAAAGGTTCAAACAGTCGAAACAGGCAAAGACTAAAAGTAGCTGCAATACATGAAAAGATTGCAAATGCAAGACTTGACTTGTTGCATAAAGTATCTACACAGATAACCAATGAGTACGATATTATATGTTTGGAAGATTTGAACGTAAAGGGAATGATGACCAACCATAAACTTGCAAAGCATATAGCGGATGCAAGTTGGGGAACATTCGTCAAGCTTTTAGCATATAAAGCAAGCTGGAATGATAAGCGAATAGTTAAAATCAATCGCTTCTATCCATCGTCAAAGACTTGCAACGAATGTGGATATATCCATCAGGACTTAAATCTTTCTGAAAGAATATGGACTTGTCCAAATGGGCATACTTTAGACAGGGACATAAATGCAAGTAAAAATATCCTTGAAGAAGGATTAAGAATAATCGGGGCGGAACTCTCCGATAACACGGGCAGAGCCTTAAATAAGACTTCTGAAAAGAAGCACAAGGCGTTGAAGTCCGAAGCCCATTTGTCTTTAGCAAATGGGTAG
- a CDS encoding LacI family DNA-binding transcriptional regulator, which produces MKKTSLKDIAKLTGVSPSTVSFVLNGKAKEMRISEELTNKIITIAQEVGYQPNQVAVSLRTGKSKMLGVLVETITSDFFSSLAKTIENEAGQYGYKVVLSSTDNDSQKGSEIISMLSQRQIDGYLITPALGMENAINDLINHKKPVVFVDSNLPDFSVPYVAVDNFSGVQMGMNHLIEKGRKNIGFVTIDIELEHMQQRTKAYINTLKENQIELREELILQLPYDYNKEGALTMIQNWIGNLTDLDAIFFATNYLGIIGLESILNLGLRIPQDIAMICFDDHDLFRLYPPGITCIQQPVEDIAKTATNILMEMIESTNYSSTAIQKRLPLKLIIRGSA; this is translated from the coding sequence ATGAAAAAAACATCATTAAAAGATATTGCCAAATTAACTGGGGTTTCACCTTCTACCGTCTCTTTTGTTTTAAATGGCAAAGCAAAAGAAATGCGTATTAGTGAAGAACTAACTAATAAAATAATAACTATAGCTCAGGAAGTTGGCTACCAACCTAACCAGGTTGCAGTTTCATTACGAACAGGAAAATCAAAAATGTTGGGAGTGCTCGTTGAAACCATTACCAGTGACTTTTTTAGCTCATTGGCCAAAACAATTGAAAACGAAGCAGGGCAGTATGGCTACAAAGTAGTACTAAGTAGCACTGATAACGACAGCCAGAAAGGCAGCGAAATTATAAGCATGTTGTCGCAACGACAAATTGATGGTTATTTAATAACACCGGCATTAGGCATGGAGAATGCAATTAACGATTTAATAAATCATAAAAAGCCGGTGGTTTTCGTTGATAGTAATTTACCTGATTTTTCCGTTCCTTATGTTGCCGTAGATAATTTTTCAGGCGTCCAAATGGGAATGAACCATTTAATTGAAAAGGGACGTAAGAACATTGGCTTTGTGACAATTGATATCGAGCTTGAGCATATGCAACAAAGAACAAAGGCCTATATCAACACTTTAAAAGAAAATCAAATTGAATTAAGAGAAGAGCTGATCTTACAACTCCCCTATGATTATAATAAGGAAGGTGCATTAACGATGATTCAGAATTGGATTGGCAATCTGACAGATTTAGATGCAATCTTTTTTGCAACAAACTACTTAGGTATTATCGGCCTTGAAAGCATTTTAAACCTGGGCCTAAGAATCCCACAAGACATTGCTATGATTTGCTTCGATGATCATGACCTTTTCAGATTATATCCCCCAGGCATTACTTGTATCCAGCAACCGGTAGAAGACATTGCTAAAACCGCCACAAATATTTTAATGGAGATGATTGAATCAACCAATTATTCCTCAACAGCTATACAGAAAAGACTCCCATTAAAATTAATTATAAGGGGTTCTGCGTAA
- a CDS encoding phosphoheptose isomerase has protein sequence MLPEEQTQTTNIFESVAKQLKEQGFTIVAKDETRPWGGFFVLDENDAEKFIEQYFPGYSKEQLLIGNKLSPKILLVAPNKRLSWQYHFRRAEIWRVVSGKVAVATSFTDEETQTDNYEPGQIIVLQKGQRHRLIGLDGWGSVAEIWQHTDINSPSDEDDIVRLQDDFGRN, from the coding sequence ATGTTACCAGAAGAGCAAACACAAACTACAAACATATTTGAATCAGTTGCAAAACAACTGAAAGAGCAGGGCTTTACTATTGTTGCCAAAGATGAAACACGACCTTGGGGGGGATTCTTTGTACTGGATGAGAATGATGCAGAAAAGTTCATTGAGCAGTACTTTCCGGGTTATAGTAAGGAGCAATTACTGATTGGCAATAAGTTAAGTCCAAAAATTTTACTGGTTGCTCCTAACAAGCGTTTATCATGGCAATATCATTTCCGCAGAGCTGAAATTTGGAGAGTTGTGAGTGGCAAAGTAGCCGTTGCTACAAGTTTTACCGATGAAGAAACACAAACTGATAATTATGAGCCAGGTCAAATTATTGTGCTTCAAAAAGGCCAAAGACATAGACTTATCGGCTTAGATGGATGGGGTTCTGTAGCGGAAATCTGGCAACATACCGACATCAACTCCCCTTCTGACGAAGACGATATTGTTAGATTACAAGATGATTTCGGAAGAAACTAA
- the atpD gene encoding F0F1 ATP synthase subunit beta gives MPNIGKIAQIIGPVVDVSFADEATLPKIYDALIVTKENGQNVVLEVQQHLGEDRVRTVAMDSTDGLVRGMNAVDTGSAIKMPVGDAIKGRLFNVVGEAIDGIDQVSNAGGYEIHNKPPKFDQLSTETEVLFTGIKVIDLLEPYAKGGKIGLFGGAGVGKTVLIMELVNNIAKAYAGLSVFAGVGERTREGNDLLREFIESGVINYGDEFKHSMESGGWDLSKVDKEKLKESKATLVFGQMNEPPGARARVALSGLTVAEYFRDGDEQSGGRDILFFIDNIFRFTQAGSEVSALLGRMPSAVGYQPTLATEMGLMQERITSTKRGSITSVQAVYVPADDLTDPAPATTFAHLDATTVLSRKIAELGIYPAVDPLDSTSRILSPAVLGDAHYGTAQRVKNILQRYKELQDIIAILGMDELSEEDKLTVSRARRVQRFLSQPFHVAEQFTGLKGVLVDIKDTIKGFNMIMDGEVDEYPEAAFNLVGTIEDAIEKGKKLLAEANA, from the coding sequence ATGCCAAATATTGGGAAAATTGCTCAGATCATTGGTCCGGTAGTTGACGTTAGCTTTGCTGACGAAGCTACTTTACCTAAGATTTACGACGCATTAATCGTAACAAAAGAGAACGGACAGAACGTTGTATTAGAGGTACAACAACACCTTGGAGAAGATCGCGTGCGTACAGTAGCGATGGACTCAACCGATGGTTTAGTACGCGGAATGAATGCTGTTGATACCGGTTCTGCTATTAAAATGCCTGTAGGTGACGCCATTAAAGGTCGTTTGTTCAACGTTGTAGGTGAAGCGATCGATGGAATTGACCAAGTTTCTAACGCTGGCGGTTACGAAATCCACAATAAACCACCTAAGTTTGATCAATTAAGTACTGAAACAGAAGTACTTTTCACTGGTATTAAAGTTATCGACTTGTTAGAGCCTTATGCAAAAGGTGGTAAAATTGGTTTATTCGGTGGTGCCGGTGTAGGTAAAACCGTATTGATCATGGAGTTGGTAAACAACATTGCAAAAGCATATGCAGGTTTATCAGTATTTGCCGGTGTAGGTGAGCGTACTCGTGAAGGTAACGACTTATTACGTGAGTTCATTGAGTCAGGCGTAATTAACTATGGTGATGAGTTCAAACACTCTATGGAATCTGGAGGTTGGGACCTATCCAAAGTTGACAAAGAGAAATTAAAAGAATCAAAAGCTACATTGGTGTTCGGTCAGATGAACGAACCTCCTGGTGCACGTGCTCGTGTTGCTCTTTCAGGATTAACTGTAGCTGAATACTTCCGTGATGGAGATGAGCAATCAGGTGGTCGTGATATCCTTTTCTTCATCGATAACATTTTCCGTTTCACCCAAGCAGGTTCAGAGGTATCAGCGCTATTAGGCCGTATGCCTTCAGCGGTAGGTTACCAACCAACCCTTGCAACTGAAATGGGTTTAATGCAAGAGCGTATTACTTCAACTAAACGTGGTTCAATTACTTCGGTACAAGCTGTATACGTACCTGCCGACGACTTAACTGACCCTGCTCCTGCAACTACTTTCGCCCACTTGGACGCAACTACTGTATTGAGCCGTAAAATTGCTGAGTTAGGTATCTATCCTGCAGTGGATCCATTGGATTCAACTTCACGTATCCTTTCTCCTGCTGTTTTAGGTGATGCTCACTACGGAACTGCACAACGTGTTAAAAACATCTTACAACGTTATAAAGAGTTACAAGACATCATCGCGATCCTTGGTATGGATGAGTTATCTGAAGAAGATAAATTAACTGTATCACGTGCTCGTCGTGTACAACGTTTCTTATCTCAACCATTCCATGTTGCTGAGCAGTTTACAGGCTTAAAAGGTGTATTGGTTGATATTAAAGATACTATCAAAGGCTTCAATATGATTATGGATGGCGAAGTTGACGAGTATCCTGAAGCAGCATTCAACCTTGTAGGTACCATCGAAGATGCTATCGAAAAAGGTAAAAAATTATTAGCTGAAGCAAACGCGTAA
- a CDS encoding RNA polymerase sigma factor codes for MHKIGVDELVAACRAGNRKAQENLYKMFSSKMMAVCMRYTRDRDEAEDVLQVGFVRMFEKLHLYKGEGSFEGWVRRIMVNTAIEFYRRNARMYPVVDIEEAVNETSYDLALSNLNVQEILKLVQKLPPGYRMVFNMYAIEGYGHKEIAEQLGINEGTSKSQLARARNLLKEWILTMEGGSNVATIR; via the coding sequence ATGCACAAAATAGGGGTGGATGAATTAGTAGCCGCTTGCCGGGCAGGGAACCGCAAGGCGCAGGAGAACCTCTATAAAATGTTTTCGTCTAAAATGATGGCGGTGTGTATGCGTTATACCCGCGATAGGGATGAAGCAGAAGATGTATTGCAGGTGGGTTTTGTTAGAATGTTTGAGAAACTGCATTTATACAAAGGAGAGGGCTCATTTGAAGGTTGGGTGCGACGAATTATGGTCAATACCGCTATTGAGTTTTACCGCAGAAATGCAAGAATGTATCCTGTGGTGGATATCGAAGAAGCCGTAAATGAAACAAGCTATGATTTGGCCTTAAGCAACCTGAATGTACAGGAAATTTTAAAACTGGTACAAAAGTTACCACCCGGCTACAGGATGGTATTTAACATGTATGCAATTGAAGGCTACGGGCACAAGGAGATTGCCGAACAGTTGGGAATTAACGAAGGAACGTCAAAATCTCAATTGGCCAGAGCAAGGAATTTATTAAAAGAATGGATTTTAACTATGGAAGGAGGCAGTAATGTCGCAACTATCAGATAA
- a CDS encoding VF530 family DNA-binding protein: protein MSEQKKNDPLHGKTLETILNELVAHFGWAELGYKIRINCFVSDPSIKSSLKFLRKTPWARKKVEDLYITICK from the coding sequence ATGTCTGAGCAAAAAAAAAACGACCCTTTACACGGCAAAACACTTGAAACGATTTTGAATGAATTGGTAGCCCATTTTGGTTGGGCCGAACTTGGGTATAAAATCAGAATTAATTGTTTTGTTAGTGACCCAAGTATAAAATCAAGCCTAAAGTTCTTAAGAAAAACTCCTTGGGCAAGAAAGAAAGTCGAAGACCTTTATATCACTATCTGCAAATAG
- a CDS encoding ABC transporter ATP-binding protein, giving the protein MLTIQKLRKNYPGNEQFALEDISFRINKGEIVSLVGASGSGKSTLLKLIYGILDANSGEIWFNEKRIFGPTVNLLPGTKGIHFVQQDYNLNPYAKVYDNISPVLPNTDLDYKHRRIMEVLELLNIGDLKDKQAVNLSGGQQQRVAIARALASNPDLLLLDEPFSNLDTILKNHLKRDLEVLVQKTGVSILMVTHDSTDALSLSNRIIVMENGQIVQEGAPYEVYNQPKNTYVARLFGAVNIVDGMAFSRTFNRELNGKGKVLIHSHEIAISKTSGTAAKVLKVEYNGGFDLLIMEVSGFDRKLQVNYPFVGRFSKGDEVYINVMDYFEVEN; this is encoded by the coding sequence ATGTTAACCATCCAAAAGCTCCGGAAAAACTATCCGGGAAACGAACAATTTGCATTAGAAGATATCTCTTTTCGAATTAATAAAGGTGAAATTGTCAGTTTAGTTGGCGCCAGTGGAAGTGGAAAAAGTACTTTACTAAAGTTGATTTATGGAATATTGGATGCCAATAGCGGAGAAATCTGGTTTAATGAAAAACGTATTTTTGGACCGACCGTAAACCTGCTTCCCGGTACGAAGGGTATCCACTTTGTTCAACAAGATTATAATCTGAATCCTTACGCCAAGGTCTATGATAATATTTCACCTGTGTTGCCTAATACCGATTTGGATTATAAACACCGTCGGATTATGGAGGTACTGGAGTTACTTAATATTGGGGATTTAAAAGATAAACAGGCTGTAAACTTAAGTGGTGGGCAACAGCAACGGGTGGCTATTGCAAGAGCTCTGGCTTCAAATCCTGATTTGTTATTATTAGACGAACCATTCAGTAATTTGGATACAATTCTTAAAAATCATTTAAAACGTGATTTGGAGGTTTTGGTTCAAAAAACGGGTGTATCTATATTAATGGTTACTCACGACTCTACCGATGCTCTTTCTCTCTCTAATCGGATAATTGTAATGGAGAACGGGCAAATTGTACAAGAAGGAGCTCCTTATGAGGTTTATAATCAACCAAAGAATACATATGTAGCCCGTTTATTTGGGGCGGTAAATATTGTAGATGGAATGGCATTCTCCCGTACTTTTAATCGTGAACTGAACGGTAAAGGGAAAGTATTAATTCATTCACATGAAATCGCTATTTCAAAGACATCTGGTACTGCTGCAAAAGTTTTAAAGGTTGAATATAACGGAGGATTTGATTTATTAATAATGGAAGTTTCCGGATTTGATAGAAAATTGCAGGTTAATTATCCATTCGTAGGGCGTTTTAGCAAGGGCGATGAAGTATATATTAATGTAATGGATTACTTTGAAGTTGAAAACTAG
- a CDS encoding porin family protein: MKRLFLFAGLFIVICTHGVQAKIQEDTTDTTKVKADSTIIKMGPRDNVTVIIRSGEDTEKHKDKSPFRFTFLGGVDWGFTNWLDNGSFTPTDENLELKTNKSSNFTLNLFSGSLNIYKKKWKLNTALGIDWQNYRFKNDITPLPNQPEFTYTQSNVQLSKNKIMSKYIVMPVMIHFQPKSSNRNKGFFIEGGMDFGYLLSGKTKQISEEYGKVKVEDDFNFKPFRYGVIGRIGYDYASLYCKYYFNDVFAPNQGPELNNISFGISLSGFY, translated from the coding sequence ATGAAACGTTTATTTCTATTTGCAGGATTGTTTATTGTAATCTGTACTCATGGAGTACAGGCCAAAATACAGGAGGATACCACGGATACAACAAAAGTCAAAGCTGATTCGACGATCATCAAAATGGGACCTCGAGATAATGTTACAGTGATTATCAGGAGTGGAGAGGATACTGAGAAGCATAAGGATAAGAGCCCTTTTAGGTTTACATTTTTGGGAGGAGTAGATTGGGGATTTACCAATTGGCTTGACAATGGAAGCTTTACACCCACTGATGAGAATCTTGAGTTGAAAACTAATAAGTCGTCGAACTTTACTTTGAATTTATTTTCAGGAAGTTTGAATATTTATAAAAAGAAATGGAAGCTGAATACCGCATTAGGTATTGACTGGCAAAACTATCGCTTTAAAAACGACATTACTCCATTGCCAAATCAACCTGAGTTCACTTATACGCAATCCAATGTACAGCTTAGCAAAAATAAGATCATGTCAAAGTACATTGTTATGCCTGTTATGATTCATTTTCAACCTAAATCATCAAACCGGAATAAAGGTTTCTTTATTGAAGGTGGAATGGATTTTGGATACCTGCTAAGTGGTAAAACCAAACAGATTAGTGAGGAATATGGTAAAGTGAAAGTAGAAGATGACTTTAATTTTAAACCATTCAGGTATGGGGTTATTGGCCGAATTGGCTATGATTATGCATCCCTTTATTGTAAATACTATTTTAATGATGTATTTGCCCCTAATCAAGGGCCTGAGTTAAATAACATTTCATTCGGTATTTCGTTGAGTGGGTTTTATTAG
- the atpC gene encoding ATP synthase F1 subunit epsilon: MTLDILTPDKKVFSGEVISVTVPGKGGSFQIWENHAAIISTLENGLVEIRLPNKNQELFNIKGGVVEVLKNKVVLLADGVVED, encoded by the coding sequence ATGACTTTAGATATTTTAACACCTGATAAAAAAGTTTTTTCTGGCGAAGTTATATCGGTAACAGTACCGGGCAAAGGTGGTTCTTTTCAAATTTGGGAAAATCACGCAGCCATCATTTCTACTTTAGAAAATGGTTTAGTAGAAATTCGTTTACCAAACAAAAATCAGGAATTATTCAACATTAAAGGTGGTGTAGTAGAGGTACTTAAAAACAAAGTGGTTTTACTTGCTGATGGTGTTGTAGAAGATTAA
- the tnpA gene encoding IS200/IS605 family transposase, with product MKSILLSITSTSDFELEVFESDIDHIHFLMRYIPPLSVTSIVRKLKQERTLAIWQKYKNVLSKNFWKEHTFWSDGYFVCSIGEASPETVRQYILSQG from the coding sequence ATGAAGTCTATCTTGCTTTCAATTACTTCTACATCTGATTTTGAACTTGAAGTATTTGAATCTGACATAGACCATATCCATTTCCTTATGCGCTACATTCCACCTCTTTCGGTTACTTCCATTGTTCGTAAATTGAAGCAGGAACGCACCCTTGCAATTTGGCAAAAGTACAAAAACGTATTGTCAAAGAACTTTTGGAAAGAACACACCTTTTGGAGCGATGGATATTTTGTTTGCTCTATCGGTGAGGCTTCTCCTGAAACAGTTCGTCAGTACATCCTTTCACAAGGTTAG
- a CDS encoding glycoside hydrolase family 125 protein: MLSRRKFIQTTGIIGAGLAIQPNQLFALADSSFESKRPPLSERKFTSKSVEELIKSIKADLPNKELGWLFENCFPNTLDTTIDFEIINGKPDTYVITGDIDAMWLRDSTAQVWPYLSLIKKDEPLKQLIAGVINRQTKCIHKDPYANAFYKDESKVSEWKHTDITVMKPGVHERKWEIDSLCYPIRLAHQYWKLTGDTTPFDNSWKEAIKLTVKTFKEQQRKEGNGPYTFQRTTAWATDGVPLAGYGYPVKPVGLICSVFRPSDDATIFLFLIPSNFFAVASLKQAAEMVQKISGDTALATECNQLADEVSNALKQYATTVHPQMGKVYAYEVNGFGSFNLMDDANVPGLLSLPYLNGVAQNDPTYQNTRKLLLSSNNPFFYKGKAAEGIGGPHAGINMIWPLSIIMRGLTSSNDAEIKQCIKSLIQTHAGTGFMHESFHKDDPTNFTRKWFAWANTIFGELIYETWQKKPALLKQL; this comes from the coding sequence ATGCTTTCTCGTAGAAAATTCATACAAACAACAGGAATAATTGGAGCTGGATTAGCCATTCAACCTAATCAGTTATTTGCATTGGCTGATTCATCTTTTGAAAGCAAACGCCCACCCCTATCTGAACGAAAATTTACAAGTAAATCAGTAGAAGAGCTGATTAAATCAATTAAGGCTGATTTACCTAATAAAGAACTTGGGTGGCTATTCGAAAACTGTTTCCCAAACACTTTAGATACTACGATTGACTTTGAAATTATTAATGGGAAGCCTGATACTTATGTTATTACAGGTGATATTGATGCAATGTGGCTAAGAGACAGTACGGCACAAGTATGGCCTTATTTATCATTAATAAAAAAGGATGAGCCGTTAAAACAGTTAATTGCTGGTGTAATTAACCGACAAACCAAGTGCATTCACAAAGACCCTTATGCTAATGCTTTTTATAAAGACGAATCCAAGGTAAGTGAATGGAAACACACTGATATAACAGTAATGAAACCAGGTGTGCATGAACGTAAATGGGAAATTGACTCTTTATGTTATCCTATACGATTAGCTCACCAGTACTGGAAGCTTACCGGAGATACAACGCCATTTGACAACAGTTGGAAAGAAGCTATAAAATTAACTGTAAAAACCTTTAAGGAACAGCAACGTAAAGAAGGCAACGGACCTTATACTTTCCAACGTACAACAGCATGGGCAACCGACGGAGTTCCCTTAGCTGGCTATGGTTATCCTGTTAAACCAGTTGGGTTGATTTGTTCAGTCTTTCGCCCGAGCGATGATGCTACTATTTTCCTGTTTTTAATTCCATCTAACTTCTTTGCCGTAGCTTCATTGAAACAGGCAGCAGAAATGGTTCAAAAAATCAGTGGAGATACCGCATTGGCCACTGAATGCAATCAATTGGCTGATGAAGTTAGTAATGCATTAAAACAATATGCAACAACTGTTCATCCACAAATGGGTAAAGTTTATGCCTATGAAGTTAACGGTTTTGGAAGCTTCAATTTAATGGACGATGCCAATGTTCCTGGGCTATTATCACTACCCTACTTAAATGGCGTAGCCCAAAACGACCCCACTTATCAGAATACAAGAAAGCTACTTTTATCGTCAAATAACCCTTTCTTTTACAAAGGAAAAGCGGCAGAAGGAATTGGAGGGCCACACGCCGGAATTAATATGATTTGGCCATTAAGCATCATCATGCGTGGACTCACCTCCTCAAACGATGCAGAGATTAAACAGTGTATAAAGTCGCTGATACAGACTCATGCAGGCACCGGCTTTATGCATGAATCCTTTCATAAAGATGACCCAACTAATTTTACCCGTAAATGGTTCGCCTGGGCAAACACAATATTTGGTGAGCTGATTTACGAAACCTGGCAGAAAAAACCAGCATTACTTAAACAGCTTTAA